The Gasterosteus aculeatus chromosome 8, fGasAcu3.hap1.1, whole genome shotgun sequence genome has a window encoding:
- the LOC120823941 gene encoding dynein regulatory complex protein 11 isoform X2: MSQRTYNQLWAEAQLELSRLLAEELSDEPRHPEKDRVVFFQRLAMLYVRYIQIYRQLEEVYDQVVHPQKRRVIRGILEGVMGRVLELKNEMVEKEFSEYHYMDDVLHDLKLTPKELEIPVPRFFISERSVEQQGQKKMLTEIFKTVEVTESPEPLTTKDMSQEEAIKIIQLVERARQGRLRAKLNSESRRMNRMQRIKDPGAAAMELAAVSIQKVWKGYRERKKAKIAWEEEMIFLGMAMDPKRRVPGPAVIAARASEAVTRIKLEEYNADYQKSSVAVTNQLRDVEGHDMRKAMKDQIRQWFIECRDAKGSFPDYPDEEGGGSALIFAEKNPIQMLEEIAAKEVEDAKKPKEKDGKKEKGKKDKKKEIEEEEEAGLKMLPSAFLSDLEVENKTFDDFWKTRNESRNFNQRHEVELIKEEKRKDIEAEIRVQVDEQMRQELAEWKLAVDKDKGGKTKGNAKKKKGSKSGKKKKKEKDLTADRTLESLCQELVEQGLLKQANNVRLQEYLGDYNYLGTTLRQNDIEPMPSLSDVRQVLSLYAILPLGSRAVHEKATLIKAILLAGPAGVGKKMLVHAICQETGANLFDLSPLNTAGKYPGKSGLAMMLHMVFKVARLLQPSVIWIEDTEKMFYKKVPKEEKELDPKRLKKDLPKFLKLIKGEDRVLIVGTTKDPISADIKSLCKMYSKILLIPRPDYGSRRILWRQLIRKQGGDVTRALDLSSLAKISDGYTPGHMVQVIKSIVTKRRILQQARRPLTAAEFVAPLAKIDPVFQEEEEALKNWYAKTPLGKKRIKAATGKEEGKPPVKSKSKMKK; encoded by the exons ATGTCGCAAAG GACATACAACCAGCTGTGGGCAGAAGCTCAGTTGGAGTTGAGCCGCCTGCTGGCTGAAGAACTGTCCGATGAGCCGCGCCACCCAGAGAAGGACCGGGTGGTGTTCTTCCAGCGGCTGGCCATGCTTTACGTGAGATACATCCAAATCTacaggcagctggaggaggtcTACGACCAGGTGGTCCACCCTCAGAAGAGGAGAGTTATTCGGGGAATTCTTGAAGGCGTGATGGGGAGGGTGCTAGAGCTGAAGAATGAAATGGTGGAGAAAGAGTTTTCAGAGTACCACTACATGGACGACGTCCTACACGATTTGAAGCTTACACCC AAAGAACTTGAGATCCCCGTCCCTCGCTTTTTCATCAGCGAACGTAGCGTAGAACAACAAGGACAAAAGAAGATGCTGACAGAAATCTTCAAAACGGTGGAGGTCACTGAAAGCCCCGAA CCTCTAACAACCAAGGACATGAGTCAAGAGGAGGCCATTAAGATCATTCAATTGGTAGAGAGGGCTCGTCAAGGACGCCTGAGGGCCAAGTTGAATAGTGAAAGCAGAAGGATGAACAGGATGCAAAGGATCAAGGACCCCGGAGCAGCTGCTATGGAGTTGGCTGCAGTTTCCATTCAGAAG GTGTGGAAGGgctacagagagaggaagaaggccAAGATTGCTTGGGAAGAAGAGATGATCTTTCTGGGAATG GCCATGGATCCAAAACGGCGGGTTCCGGGTCCCGCTGTAATCGCTGCCCGGGCGAGTGAAGCTGTCACACGGATCAAACTGGAGGAGTACAACGCAGATTATCAGAAGTCCTCAGTGGCCGTCACAAACCAACTGCGAGATGTAGAGGGTCATGACATGAGAAAGGCAATGAAAGACCAAATCCGACAGTGGTTCATTGAATGCCG tgatGCCAAGGGATCGTTTCCAGACTACCCAGATGAAGAGGGCGGAGGCTCAGCCCTCATTTTTGCTGAAAAGAATCCTATACAG atgtTGGAAGAAATTGCTGCAAAGGAAGTGGAGGATGCCaagaaaccaaaagaaaaggacgggaagaaggaaaaggggaaaaaggacaaaaagaaggaaatcGAGGAA gaagaagaagcaggattGAAGATGCTTCCTTCAGCGTTTCTGTCTGACTTGGaagtggaaaacaaaacattcgatg ATTTTTGGAAAACGCGCAATGAATCCAGAAACTTTAACCAGAGGCACGAGGTGGAGCTgataaaggaagaaaagaggaaagacaTCGAGGCAGAGATTCGAGTACAG GTAGATGAGCAGATGAGACAAGAGTTGGCTGAATGGAAACTAGCTGTGGATAAAGACAAAGGTGGTAAAACCAAAGGAAATGCCAAG aaaaagaaaggatCTAAGagtgggaagaagaaaaaaaaggagaaagattTGACAGCTGATAG GACTCTTGAGTCTTTGTGTCAGGAACTGGTGGAGCAGGGCTTGTTGAAACAAGCAAATAACGTGAGGCTGCAGGAATACTTGG GCGACTACAACTACCTTGGGACCACACTGAGGCAAAATGACATCGAGCCCATGCCGTCACTGTCGGATGTGCGGCAGGTCTTATCACTATATGCCATCTTACCGTTAG GCTCTCGGGCGGTACATGAGAAGGCGACTCTGATAAAGGCCATCCTACTGGCAGGGCCAGCAGGTGTAGGCAAGAAGATGTTGGTCCACGCAATCTGCCAGGAGACGGGCGCCAACCTGTTTGACCTGTCGCCTCTGAACACGGCAGGAAAGTACCCAGGCAAGAGTGGCCTCGCCATGATGCTCCACATGGTGTTTAAG GTTGCAAGATTACTTCAACCGTCAGTAATATGGATTGAAGACACTGAAAAAATGTTCTACAAGAAAGTtcccaaagaagaaaaagag TTAGATCCCAAACGGCTGAAGAAAGACTTACCCAAGTTTCTCAAGTTAATCAAAGGGGAGGATCGTGTTCTGATAGTGGGAACAACCAAAGACCCAATAAGTGCTGATATCAAGTCACTGTGCAAAATGTACAGCAAAATCCTCCTCATCCCAAGACCCGACTACGGCTCAAGACGCA TCTTGTGGAGGCAGCTGATCAGAAAGCAGGGAGGTGATGTGACAAGAGCGCTGGACCTCAGCTCTCTCGCCAAGATTTCTGATGGCTACACACCAGGTCACATGGTCCAGGTGATCAAGAGCATCGTCACCAAGCGCCGCATCCTACAGCAAGCGAGAAGACCACTGACCGCAGCTGAGTTCGTTGCTCCACTGGCGAAGATTGACCCTGTGtttcaggaagaagaagaggcccTTAAA AACTGGTACGCAAAGACCCCGCTGGGAAAGAAGAGGATTAAAGCTGCAACGGGCAAGGAAGAAGGAAAGCCGCCAGTTAAAAGCAAAagtaaaatgaagaaataa
- the LOC120823941 gene encoding dynein regulatory complex protein 11 isoform X1: MSQRTYNQLWAEAQLELSRLLAEELSDEPRHPEKDRVVFFQRLAMLYVRYIQIYRQLEEVYDQVVHPQKRRVIRGILEGVMGRVLELKNEMVEKEFSEYHYMDDVLHDLKLTPKELEIPVPRFFISERSVEQQGQKKMLTEIFKTVEVTESPEPLTTKDMSQEEAIKIIQLVERARQGRLRAKLNSESRRMNRMQRIKDPGAAAMELAAVSIQKVWKGYRERKKAKIAWEEEMIFLGMAMDPKRRVPGPAVIAARASEAVTRIKLEEYNADYQKSSVAVTNQLRDVEGHDMRKAMKDQIRQWFIECRSGFPERLLLFESISAWNESKSCIFNVFLFCLNFIFKSDAKGSFPDYPDEEGGGSALIFAEKNPIQMLEEIAAKEVEDAKKPKEKDGKKEKGKKDKKKEIEEEEEAGLKMLPSAFLSDLEVENKTFDDFWKTRNESRNFNQRHEVELIKEEKRKDIEAEIRVQVDEQMRQELAEWKLAVDKDKGGKTKGNAKKKKGSKSGKKKKKEKDLTADRTLESLCQELVEQGLLKQANNVRLQEYLGDYNYLGTTLRQNDIEPMPSLSDVRQVLSLYAILPLGSRAVHEKATLIKAILLAGPAGVGKKMLVHAICQETGANLFDLSPLNTAGKYPGKSGLAMMLHMVFKVARLLQPSVIWIEDTEKMFYKKVPKEEKELDPKRLKKDLPKFLKLIKGEDRVLIVGTTKDPISADIKSLCKMYSKILLIPRPDYGSRRILWRQLIRKQGGDVTRALDLSSLAKISDGYTPGHMVQVIKSIVTKRRILQQARRPLTAAEFVAPLAKIDPVFQEEEEALKNWYAKTPLGKKRIKAATGKEEGKPPVKSKSKMKK, translated from the exons ATGTCGCAAAG GACATACAACCAGCTGTGGGCAGAAGCTCAGTTGGAGTTGAGCCGCCTGCTGGCTGAAGAACTGTCCGATGAGCCGCGCCACCCAGAGAAGGACCGGGTGGTGTTCTTCCAGCGGCTGGCCATGCTTTACGTGAGATACATCCAAATCTacaggcagctggaggaggtcTACGACCAGGTGGTCCACCCTCAGAAGAGGAGAGTTATTCGGGGAATTCTTGAAGGCGTGATGGGGAGGGTGCTAGAGCTGAAGAATGAAATGGTGGAGAAAGAGTTTTCAGAGTACCACTACATGGACGACGTCCTACACGATTTGAAGCTTACACCC AAAGAACTTGAGATCCCCGTCCCTCGCTTTTTCATCAGCGAACGTAGCGTAGAACAACAAGGACAAAAGAAGATGCTGACAGAAATCTTCAAAACGGTGGAGGTCACTGAAAGCCCCGAA CCTCTAACAACCAAGGACATGAGTCAAGAGGAGGCCATTAAGATCATTCAATTGGTAGAGAGGGCTCGTCAAGGACGCCTGAGGGCCAAGTTGAATAGTGAAAGCAGAAGGATGAACAGGATGCAAAGGATCAAGGACCCCGGAGCAGCTGCTATGGAGTTGGCTGCAGTTTCCATTCAGAAG GTGTGGAAGGgctacagagagaggaagaaggccAAGATTGCTTGGGAAGAAGAGATGATCTTTCTGGGAATG GCCATGGATCCAAAACGGCGGGTTCCGGGTCCCGCTGTAATCGCTGCCCGGGCGAGTGAAGCTGTCACACGGATCAAACTGGAGGAGTACAACGCAGATTATCAGAAGTCCTCAGTGGCCGTCACAAACCAACTGCGAGATGTAGAGGGTCATGACATGAGAAAGGCAATGAAAGACCAAATCCGACAGTGGTTCATTGAATGCCGGTCAGGTTTCCCAGAGAGACTTTTGTTATTTGAAAGCATTTCCGCATGGAATGAATCAAAGAGCTGTATTTTCAAtgtcttcctcttttgtttgaattttatttttaaaagtgatGCCAAGGGATCGTTTCCAGACTACCCAGATGAAGAGGGCGGAGGCTCAGCCCTCATTTTTGCTGAAAAGAATCCTATACAG atgtTGGAAGAAATTGCTGCAAAGGAAGTGGAGGATGCCaagaaaccaaaagaaaaggacgggaagaaggaaaaggggaaaaaggacaaaaagaaggaaatcGAGGAA gaagaagaagcaggattGAAGATGCTTCCTTCAGCGTTTCTGTCTGACTTGGaagtggaaaacaaaacattcgatg ATTTTTGGAAAACGCGCAATGAATCCAGAAACTTTAACCAGAGGCACGAGGTGGAGCTgataaaggaagaaaagaggaaagacaTCGAGGCAGAGATTCGAGTACAG GTAGATGAGCAGATGAGACAAGAGTTGGCTGAATGGAAACTAGCTGTGGATAAAGACAAAGGTGGTAAAACCAAAGGAAATGCCAAG aaaaagaaaggatCTAAGagtgggaagaagaaaaaaaaggagaaagattTGACAGCTGATAG GACTCTTGAGTCTTTGTGTCAGGAACTGGTGGAGCAGGGCTTGTTGAAACAAGCAAATAACGTGAGGCTGCAGGAATACTTGG GCGACTACAACTACCTTGGGACCACACTGAGGCAAAATGACATCGAGCCCATGCCGTCACTGTCGGATGTGCGGCAGGTCTTATCACTATATGCCATCTTACCGTTAG GCTCTCGGGCGGTACATGAGAAGGCGACTCTGATAAAGGCCATCCTACTGGCAGGGCCAGCAGGTGTAGGCAAGAAGATGTTGGTCCACGCAATCTGCCAGGAGACGGGCGCCAACCTGTTTGACCTGTCGCCTCTGAACACGGCAGGAAAGTACCCAGGCAAGAGTGGCCTCGCCATGATGCTCCACATGGTGTTTAAG GTTGCAAGATTACTTCAACCGTCAGTAATATGGATTGAAGACACTGAAAAAATGTTCTACAAGAAAGTtcccaaagaagaaaaagag TTAGATCCCAAACGGCTGAAGAAAGACTTACCCAAGTTTCTCAAGTTAATCAAAGGGGAGGATCGTGTTCTGATAGTGGGAACAACCAAAGACCCAATAAGTGCTGATATCAAGTCACTGTGCAAAATGTACAGCAAAATCCTCCTCATCCCAAGACCCGACTACGGCTCAAGACGCA TCTTGTGGAGGCAGCTGATCAGAAAGCAGGGAGGTGATGTGACAAGAGCGCTGGACCTCAGCTCTCTCGCCAAGATTTCTGATGGCTACACACCAGGTCACATGGTCCAGGTGATCAAGAGCATCGTCACCAAGCGCCGCATCCTACAGCAAGCGAGAAGACCACTGACCGCAGCTGAGTTCGTTGCTCCACTGGCGAAGATTGACCCTGTGtttcaggaagaagaagaggcccTTAAA AACTGGTACGCAAAGACCCCGCTGGGAAAGAAGAGGATTAAAGCTGCAACGGGCAAGGAAGAAGGAAAGCCGCCAGTTAAAAGCAAAagtaaaatgaagaaataa
- the LOC120823941 gene encoding dynein regulatory complex protein 11 isoform X3, which translates to MLYVRYIQIYRQLEEVYDQVVHPQKRRVIRGILEGVMGRVLELKNEMVEKEFSEYHYMDDVLHDLKLTPKELEIPVPRFFISERSVEQQGQKKMLTEIFKTVEVTESPEPLTTKDMSQEEAIKIIQLVERARQGRLRAKLNSESRRMNRMQRIKDPGAAAMELAAVSIQKVWKGYRERKKAKIAWEEEMIFLGMAMDPKRRVPGPAVIAARASEAVTRIKLEEYNADYQKSSVAVTNQLRDVEGHDMRKAMKDQIRQWFIECRSGFPERLLLFESISAWNESKSCIFNVFLFCLNFIFKSDAKGSFPDYPDEEGGGSALIFAEKNPIQMLEEIAAKEVEDAKKPKEKDGKKEKGKKDKKKEIEEEEEAGLKMLPSAFLSDLEVENKTFDDFWKTRNESRNFNQRHEVELIKEEKRKDIEAEIRVQVDEQMRQELAEWKLAVDKDKGGKTKGNAKKKKGSKSGKKKKKEKDLTADRTLESLCQELVEQGLLKQANNVRLQEYLGDYNYLGTTLRQNDIEPMPSLSDVRQVLSLYAILPLGSRAVHEKATLIKAILLAGPAGVGKKMLVHAICQETGANLFDLSPLNTAGKYPGKSGLAMMLHMVFKVARLLQPSVIWIEDTEKMFYKKVPKEEKELDPKRLKKDLPKFLKLIKGEDRVLIVGTTKDPISADIKSLCKMYSKILLIPRPDYGSRRILWRQLIRKQGGDVTRALDLSSLAKISDGYTPGHMVQVIKSIVTKRRILQQARRPLTAAEFVAPLAKIDPVFQEEEEALKNWYAKTPLGKKRIKAATGKEEGKPPVKSKSKMKK; encoded by the exons ATGCTTTACGTGAGATACATCCAAATCTacaggcagctggaggaggtcTACGACCAGGTGGTCCACCCTCAGAAGAGGAGAGTTATTCGGGGAATTCTTGAAGGCGTGATGGGGAGGGTGCTAGAGCTGAAGAATGAAATGGTGGAGAAAGAGTTTTCAGAGTACCACTACATGGACGACGTCCTACACGATTTGAAGCTTACACCC AAAGAACTTGAGATCCCCGTCCCTCGCTTTTTCATCAGCGAACGTAGCGTAGAACAACAAGGACAAAAGAAGATGCTGACAGAAATCTTCAAAACGGTGGAGGTCACTGAAAGCCCCGAA CCTCTAACAACCAAGGACATGAGTCAAGAGGAGGCCATTAAGATCATTCAATTGGTAGAGAGGGCTCGTCAAGGACGCCTGAGGGCCAAGTTGAATAGTGAAAGCAGAAGGATGAACAGGATGCAAAGGATCAAGGACCCCGGAGCAGCTGCTATGGAGTTGGCTGCAGTTTCCATTCAGAAG GTGTGGAAGGgctacagagagaggaagaaggccAAGATTGCTTGGGAAGAAGAGATGATCTTTCTGGGAATG GCCATGGATCCAAAACGGCGGGTTCCGGGTCCCGCTGTAATCGCTGCCCGGGCGAGTGAAGCTGTCACACGGATCAAACTGGAGGAGTACAACGCAGATTATCAGAAGTCCTCAGTGGCCGTCACAAACCAACTGCGAGATGTAGAGGGTCATGACATGAGAAAGGCAATGAAAGACCAAATCCGACAGTGGTTCATTGAATGCCGGTCAGGTTTCCCAGAGAGACTTTTGTTATTTGAAAGCATTTCCGCATGGAATGAATCAAAGAGCTGTATTTTCAAtgtcttcctcttttgtttgaattttatttttaaaagtgatGCCAAGGGATCGTTTCCAGACTACCCAGATGAAGAGGGCGGAGGCTCAGCCCTCATTTTTGCTGAAAAGAATCCTATACAG atgtTGGAAGAAATTGCTGCAAAGGAAGTGGAGGATGCCaagaaaccaaaagaaaaggacgggaagaaggaaaaggggaaaaaggacaaaaagaaggaaatcGAGGAA gaagaagaagcaggattGAAGATGCTTCCTTCAGCGTTTCTGTCTGACTTGGaagtggaaaacaaaacattcgatg ATTTTTGGAAAACGCGCAATGAATCCAGAAACTTTAACCAGAGGCACGAGGTGGAGCTgataaaggaagaaaagaggaaagacaTCGAGGCAGAGATTCGAGTACAG GTAGATGAGCAGATGAGACAAGAGTTGGCTGAATGGAAACTAGCTGTGGATAAAGACAAAGGTGGTAAAACCAAAGGAAATGCCAAG aaaaagaaaggatCTAAGagtgggaagaagaaaaaaaaggagaaagattTGACAGCTGATAG GACTCTTGAGTCTTTGTGTCAGGAACTGGTGGAGCAGGGCTTGTTGAAACAAGCAAATAACGTGAGGCTGCAGGAATACTTGG GCGACTACAACTACCTTGGGACCACACTGAGGCAAAATGACATCGAGCCCATGCCGTCACTGTCGGATGTGCGGCAGGTCTTATCACTATATGCCATCTTACCGTTAG GCTCTCGGGCGGTACATGAGAAGGCGACTCTGATAAAGGCCATCCTACTGGCAGGGCCAGCAGGTGTAGGCAAGAAGATGTTGGTCCACGCAATCTGCCAGGAGACGGGCGCCAACCTGTTTGACCTGTCGCCTCTGAACACGGCAGGAAAGTACCCAGGCAAGAGTGGCCTCGCCATGATGCTCCACATGGTGTTTAAG GTTGCAAGATTACTTCAACCGTCAGTAATATGGATTGAAGACACTGAAAAAATGTTCTACAAGAAAGTtcccaaagaagaaaaagag TTAGATCCCAAACGGCTGAAGAAAGACTTACCCAAGTTTCTCAAGTTAATCAAAGGGGAGGATCGTGTTCTGATAGTGGGAACAACCAAAGACCCAATAAGTGCTGATATCAAGTCACTGTGCAAAATGTACAGCAAAATCCTCCTCATCCCAAGACCCGACTACGGCTCAAGACGCA TCTTGTGGAGGCAGCTGATCAGAAAGCAGGGAGGTGATGTGACAAGAGCGCTGGACCTCAGCTCTCTCGCCAAGATTTCTGATGGCTACACACCAGGTCACATGGTCCAGGTGATCAAGAGCATCGTCACCAAGCGCCGCATCCTACAGCAAGCGAGAAGACCACTGACCGCAGCTGAGTTCGTTGCTCCACTGGCGAAGATTGACCCTGTGtttcaggaagaagaagaggcccTTAAA AACTGGTACGCAAAGACCCCGCTGGGAAAGAAGAGGATTAAAGCTGCAACGGGCAAGGAAGAAGGAAAGCCGCCAGTTAAAAGCAAAagtaaaatgaagaaataa
- the LOC120823941 gene encoding dynein regulatory complex protein 11 isoform X4 — protein sequence MLYVRYIQIYRQLEEVYDQVVHPQKRRVIRGILEGVMGRVLELKNEMVEKEFSEYHYMDDVLHDLKLTPKELEIPVPRFFISERSVEQQGQKKMLTEIFKTVEVTESPEPLTTKDMSQEEAIKIIQLVERARQGRLRAKLNSESRRMNRMQRIKDPGAAAMELAAVSIQKVWKGYRERKKAKIAWEEEMIFLGMAMDPKRRVPGPAVIAARASEAVTRIKLEEYNADYQKSSVAVTNQLRDVEGHDMRKAMKDQIRQWFIECRDAKGSFPDYPDEEGGGSALIFAEKNPIQMLEEIAAKEVEDAKKPKEKDGKKEKGKKDKKKEIEEEEEAGLKMLPSAFLSDLEVENKTFDDFWKTRNESRNFNQRHEVELIKEEKRKDIEAEIRVQVDEQMRQELAEWKLAVDKDKGGKTKGNAKKKKGSKSGKKKKKEKDLTADRTLESLCQELVEQGLLKQANNVRLQEYLGDYNYLGTTLRQNDIEPMPSLSDVRQVLSLYAILPLGSRAVHEKATLIKAILLAGPAGVGKKMLVHAICQETGANLFDLSPLNTAGKYPGKSGLAMMLHMVFKVARLLQPSVIWIEDTEKMFYKKVPKEEKELDPKRLKKDLPKFLKLIKGEDRVLIVGTTKDPISADIKSLCKMYSKILLIPRPDYGSRRILWRQLIRKQGGDVTRALDLSSLAKISDGYTPGHMVQVIKSIVTKRRILQQARRPLTAAEFVAPLAKIDPVFQEEEEALKNWYAKTPLGKKRIKAATGKEEGKPPVKSKSKMKK from the exons ATGCTTTACGTGAGATACATCCAAATCTacaggcagctggaggaggtcTACGACCAGGTGGTCCACCCTCAGAAGAGGAGAGTTATTCGGGGAATTCTTGAAGGCGTGATGGGGAGGGTGCTAGAGCTGAAGAATGAAATGGTGGAGAAAGAGTTTTCAGAGTACCACTACATGGACGACGTCCTACACGATTTGAAGCTTACACCC AAAGAACTTGAGATCCCCGTCCCTCGCTTTTTCATCAGCGAACGTAGCGTAGAACAACAAGGACAAAAGAAGATGCTGACAGAAATCTTCAAAACGGTGGAGGTCACTGAAAGCCCCGAA CCTCTAACAACCAAGGACATGAGTCAAGAGGAGGCCATTAAGATCATTCAATTGGTAGAGAGGGCTCGTCAAGGACGCCTGAGGGCCAAGTTGAATAGTGAAAGCAGAAGGATGAACAGGATGCAAAGGATCAAGGACCCCGGAGCAGCTGCTATGGAGTTGGCTGCAGTTTCCATTCAGAAG GTGTGGAAGGgctacagagagaggaagaaggccAAGATTGCTTGGGAAGAAGAGATGATCTTTCTGGGAATG GCCATGGATCCAAAACGGCGGGTTCCGGGTCCCGCTGTAATCGCTGCCCGGGCGAGTGAAGCTGTCACACGGATCAAACTGGAGGAGTACAACGCAGATTATCAGAAGTCCTCAGTGGCCGTCACAAACCAACTGCGAGATGTAGAGGGTCATGACATGAGAAAGGCAATGAAAGACCAAATCCGACAGTGGTTCATTGAATGCCG tgatGCCAAGGGATCGTTTCCAGACTACCCAGATGAAGAGGGCGGAGGCTCAGCCCTCATTTTTGCTGAAAAGAATCCTATACAG atgtTGGAAGAAATTGCTGCAAAGGAAGTGGAGGATGCCaagaaaccaaaagaaaaggacgggaagaaggaaaaggggaaaaaggacaaaaagaaggaaatcGAGGAA gaagaagaagcaggattGAAGATGCTTCCTTCAGCGTTTCTGTCTGACTTGGaagtggaaaacaaaacattcgatg ATTTTTGGAAAACGCGCAATGAATCCAGAAACTTTAACCAGAGGCACGAGGTGGAGCTgataaaggaagaaaagaggaaagacaTCGAGGCAGAGATTCGAGTACAG GTAGATGAGCAGATGAGACAAGAGTTGGCTGAATGGAAACTAGCTGTGGATAAAGACAAAGGTGGTAAAACCAAAGGAAATGCCAAG aaaaagaaaggatCTAAGagtgggaagaagaaaaaaaaggagaaagattTGACAGCTGATAG GACTCTTGAGTCTTTGTGTCAGGAACTGGTGGAGCAGGGCTTGTTGAAACAAGCAAATAACGTGAGGCTGCAGGAATACTTGG GCGACTACAACTACCTTGGGACCACACTGAGGCAAAATGACATCGAGCCCATGCCGTCACTGTCGGATGTGCGGCAGGTCTTATCACTATATGCCATCTTACCGTTAG GCTCTCGGGCGGTACATGAGAAGGCGACTCTGATAAAGGCCATCCTACTGGCAGGGCCAGCAGGTGTAGGCAAGAAGATGTTGGTCCACGCAATCTGCCAGGAGACGGGCGCCAACCTGTTTGACCTGTCGCCTCTGAACACGGCAGGAAAGTACCCAGGCAAGAGTGGCCTCGCCATGATGCTCCACATGGTGTTTAAG GTTGCAAGATTACTTCAACCGTCAGTAATATGGATTGAAGACACTGAAAAAATGTTCTACAAGAAAGTtcccaaagaagaaaaagag TTAGATCCCAAACGGCTGAAGAAAGACTTACCCAAGTTTCTCAAGTTAATCAAAGGGGAGGATCGTGTTCTGATAGTGGGAACAACCAAAGACCCAATAAGTGCTGATATCAAGTCACTGTGCAAAATGTACAGCAAAATCCTCCTCATCCCAAGACCCGACTACGGCTCAAGACGCA TCTTGTGGAGGCAGCTGATCAGAAAGCAGGGAGGTGATGTGACAAGAGCGCTGGACCTCAGCTCTCTCGCCAAGATTTCTGATGGCTACACACCAGGTCACATGGTCCAGGTGATCAAGAGCATCGTCACCAAGCGCCGCATCCTACAGCAAGCGAGAAGACCACTGACCGCAGCTGAGTTCGTTGCTCCACTGGCGAAGATTGACCCTGTGtttcaggaagaagaagaggcccTTAAA AACTGGTACGCAAAGACCCCGCTGGGAAAGAAGAGGATTAAAGCTGCAACGGGCAAGGAAGAAGGAAAGCCGCCAGTTAAAAGCAAAagtaaaatgaagaaataa